The genomic segment GTCGGGGCGTTCCTCATCGCGCTCTCCGTCCTGGTCTTCATCGTTAACGTGATCGTGAGCCTGAGGCGCGGGACGCCGGCCGGCCCTGATCCCTGGGACGGCCGGACGCTCGAGTGGACGGTTCCGTCGCCGCCGCCCGCGCACAACTTCGAGCAGGTCCCCACCGTGAGCGCCCGCGACGACCTCTGGGCGCTGAAGCGAGGGCGGCGTCCTGCCGAGGTGCCCACGCGCCCGGGTGGGGCCGCTCACCCCATCCACCTCCCACCGCCGTCCTACTACCCCATCGTCGTGGCCGCCGGGATCCTGGTCGTCGCGATCGGCGCCCTGACTCACCCGGGCGTCGTGGTCCTCGGCGGGCTCGTAGCCGTCTACGGGATTTACCGCTGGGCGTTCGAGTACGGGGGGCCGGGGCGGGGCCGCGCCGCACCGCTGGAGGAGACGAGCACGGGCGTCGACCACCGGAAGATGGGCTTCTGGACGTTCCTGGGGTCCGAGTGCATGTTCTTCGCCTCGCTCATCGCCACCTACATGGCGTACAAGGGGAAAAGCGTGGCGGGCCCGTATCCCCACGAGATCCTCAACATCCCGCTGACCTCGATCAGCACCTTCGTGCTCCTGATGTCGAGCCTGCTGATGGTGCTGGCGCTGGCCGCGGTCCAGCGGGGCGACGCGCTCGGGGCCAAGCTCTGGCTCTTCGGCACCGCCTTCTTCGGGCTGATCTTCCTCGGCTTCCAGGCCTACGAGTTCATCGAGTTCGTCCACCGCGGGCTCACGCTCCAGGCGAACCTCTTCGGCGCTACCTTCTTCGTCCTGACCGGGTTCCACGGCGCCCACGTGAGCCTCGGGGTCCTCTGGCTCCTGTCGCTCTGGCTCCTGGCGCTCCGGGCGCGGCTCACGCCGGCCGACGCGCTCGTGGTTGAAATCGCCGGCCTCTACTGGCATTTTGTGGACATCGTGTGGATCGCGATCTTCACGCTGGTCTACCTGATCCAGTAGGGGATCGTCATGGCGCACCGGCACGCCGGGCCCCCGCATCCGCCGATCAGGACCTACCTCCTGATCGCCGCCGTCCTGGCCGTGATCACGGCGGTCGAGATCTCGGTTTTCT from the Candidatus Rokuibacteriota bacterium genome contains:
- a CDS encoding cbb3-type cytochrome c oxidase subunit I, producing PVIVYSGILIGFFGFGVWSHHMFTVGLGAVADAAFSLATMLIGIPTGVKIFNWTATLWGGAIRFRAPLYFALGFIAMFLMGGLSGIMHASPPVDMQQQDSYFVVAHLHYVLVGGSLFGLFAGIYYWWPKITGRLLSDRLGKLNFWLLLVGFNATFFPMHFLGLMGMPRRIYTYSGALGWDFWNFVSTVGAFLIALSVLVFIVNVIVSLRRGTPAGPDPWDGRTLEWTVPSPPPAHNFEQVPTVSARDDLWALKRGRRPAEVPTRPGGAAHPIHLPPPSYYPIVVAAGILVVAIGALTHPGVVVLGGLVAVYGIYRWAFEYGGPGRGRAAPLEETSTGVDHRKMGFWTFLGSECMFFASLIATYMAYKGKSVAGPYPHEILNIPLTSISTFVLLMSSLLMVLALAAVQRGDALGAKLWLFGTAFFGLIFLGFQAYEFIEFVHRGLTLQANLFGATFFVLTGFHGAHVSLGVLWLLSLWLLALRARLTPADALVVEIAGLYWHFVDIVWIAIFTLVYLIQ